In the Mus pahari chromosome 19, PAHARI_EIJ_v1.1, whole genome shotgun sequence genome, one interval contains:
- the LOC110336279 gene encoding zinc finger protein 431-like, which produces MDAVTYDDVHINFTQEEWVLLDLSQKRLYKDVILETYRNLAAIGYKWEEYNIEEHCQNSRIHGR; this is translated from the exons GATGCAGTGACCTATGATGATGTGCACATAAACTTCACTCAGGAAGAATGGGTCTTGTTGGATCTTTCTCAAAAGAGGCTCTACAAAGATGTTATCCTGGAGACCTACAGGAACCTCGCTGCTATAG GATACAAATGGGAAGAATACAATATTGAAGAACATTGTCAAAATTCTAGAATACATGGAAGGTGA